The Carassius gibelio isolate Cgi1373 ecotype wild population from Czech Republic chromosome B9, carGib1.2-hapl.c, whole genome shotgun sequence genome includes a region encoding these proteins:
- the mao gene encoding amine oxidase [flavin-containing] produces MIGGGGGAENALNTDAERLFCCERSASETNRTMTANAYDVIVIGGGISGLSAAKLLVESGLNPVLLEARNRVGGRTYTVQNKEAKWVDLGGAYIGPTQNRILRIAKQYGVKTYKVNEEESLVHYVKGKSYPFKGSFPPMWNPLAYLDYNNLWRTMDKMGMEIPKEAPWRAPHAEEWDKMTMQQLFDKICWTSSARRFATLFVNVNVTSEPHEVSALWFLWYIKQCGGTMRIFSTTNGGQERKFAGGANQISEAMARELGDRVKLGRAVYSIDQTGDLVEVRTVNEEIYKAKYVILAIPPSLNLKIHFNPELPPLRNQLIHRVPMGSVIKCMVYYKENFWRKKGYCGTMVIEEEEAPIGLTLDDTKPDGSVPAIMGFILARKCRKLAGLTKEERKRRICEIYARVLGSEEALNPVHYEEKNWCEEEYSGGCYTAYFPPGIMTQYGRVLREPVGRLYFAGTETATEWSGYMEGAVQAGERASREILCAMGKLHASQIWQSEPESLDVPARPFVTTFWERNLPSVGGFFKFMGVSSFLGLATAAGLVAYKKGLLPLSPPVL; encoded by the exons ATGATAGGAGGCGGGGGCGGGGCTGAGAATGCTTTGAACACAGATGCGGAGCGGCTCTTCTGCTGTGAGCGGAGCGCCAGTGAGACGAACAGAACCATGACTGCGAACGCATACGACGTGATTGTGATTGGCGGAGGCATCTCAG GTCTGAGTGCCGCCAAGCTGTTGGTGGAGAGCGGCCTGAATCCTGTACTCCTGGAAGCCAGAAACCGTGTTGGTGGAAGAACCTACACTGTTCAG AATAAGGAGGCCAAATGGGTGGATCTGGGAGGAGCGTACATTGGGCCCACTCAAAACCGCATCCTGAGGATAGCCAAACAGTACGGCGTGAAAACATACAAAGTCAACGAGGAGGAGTCTCTGGTTCACTATGTGAAG GGCAAATCGTATCCGTTCAAAGGGTCTTTCCCTCCAATGTGGAACCCTCTTGCCTACCTGGACTACAACAACCTCTGGAGGACAATGGACAAGATGGGAATGGAG ATTCCTAAAGAAGCTCCATGGAGGGCCCCTCACGCGGAAGAGTGGGACAAGATGACCATGCAGCAACTCTTTGACAAAATTTGTTGGACCAG CTCTGCTCGTCGCTTTGCCACTCTGTTCGTCAATGTGAACGTGACCTCCGAGCCCCATGAGGTGTCTGCTCTGTGGTTCCTTTGGTACATCAAGCAGTGTGGAGGCACCATGAGAATCTTCTCTACCACAAATGGGGGCCAG GAGCGCAAGTTTGCCGGAGGTGCCAATCAGATCAGCGAGGCGATGGCGAGAGAGCTGGGTGACCGTGTGAAGCTGGGCAGAGCTGTCTACAGCATTGACCAGACTGGAGACCTGGTGGAGGTCAGGACCGTTAATGAGGAGATATACAAG GCCAAATATGTTATACTTGCCATACCACCAAGCCTGAACTTAAAAATCCATTTCAACCCTGAACTACCGCCTCTGAGGAACCAGCTCATTCACAGAGTCCCCATGGGCTCCGTCATCAAGTGCATGGTGTACTACAAAGAGAACTTCTGGAGGAAGAAGG gataCTGTGGCACCATGGTGATTGAGGAGGAGGAAGCACCTATTGGTCTCACTCTTGACGACACTAAGCCTGATGGGTCTGTGCCTGCTATAATGGG TTTCATCCTGGCACGAAAATGCAGGAAATTAGCCGGCCTGACGAAAGAGGAGAG AAAGAGAAGGATCTGTGAGATTTATGCTCGTGTGCTTGGCTCAGAAGAAGCATTAAAT CCTGTGCACTATGAGGAGAAAAACTGGTGTGAGGAAGAGTACTCTGGTGGCTGCTACACGGCCTACTTCCCCCCTGGTATCATGACACAGTATGGCAG GGTTCTGAGGGAGCCGGTGGGCAGGCTGTACTTTGCAGGAACTGAAACGGCCACAGAGTGGAGCGGTTACATGGAGGGGGCCGTGCAAGCTGGAGAGAGAGCCAGTAGAGAG ATTTTGTGTGCAATGGGAAAACTCCATGCGAGTCAGATCTGGCAGTCAGAGCCTGAatcattg GATGTCCCGGCCCGGCCATTTGTCACCACATTCTGGGAAAGGAACTTGCCATCGGTTGGGGGATTCTTTAAATTCATGGGCGTGTCCTCCTTCCTGGGTCTGGCCACAGCAGCAGGACTGGTCGCTTACAAGAAGGGGCTCCTCCCACTTTCTCCACCTGTTCTCTGA